In Fibrobacter sp. UWH4, a single genomic region encodes these proteins:
- the nuoK gene encoding NADH-quinone oxidoreductase subunit NuoK, with product MELQPIFIQMLALLLFAIGLATALARRNVFFVLMGIELALNAVNLSFVGFAKTLPAAESVAGQIVPLFSIAVAAAEACVGLALVILIFRNRESVDSDNYSNMKG from the coding sequence ATGGAACTTCAACCGATTTTCATCCAGATGCTCGCCCTGTTGCTTTTTGCCATTGGCCTTGCGACGGCTCTTGCCCGCCGTAACGTGTTCTTTGTGCTGATGGGCATTGAACTTGCGCTGAACGCCGTGAACCTCTCGTTTGTGGGTTTCGCGAAGACTCTCCCTGCGGCCGAAAGTGTCGCGGGCCAGATCGTTCCGCTGTTCTCGATTGCCGTGGCCGCTGCCGAAGCGTGCGTGGGCCTTGCACTCGTGATCCTCATTTTCCGCAACCGTGAAAGTGTCGATTCCGACAACTATTCCAATATGAAGGGGTAA
- the nusA gene encoding transcription termination factor NusA, whose product MAISKKEPKVNLLEVLKGVVEAKDMDDSVVLNALKEALVTAARKYLHIEKKIDVDFDMETNEVHVYLRVAVVDDYPDYDPNMTAAEVEKLDQGYMLVEEARDFNEDAQAGDFLEMEIPISAFGRQAIQTAKQLLNQQIRDAERQKIMDTYRSRIGSMVSGEVLRFEQSNIIVKLGKQTEAMIPFREQIKRERWEQGNSIKAVIARVEESSKNGAQVILSRANGDFLKELFRQEVPEIYEGTVEIKGVAREPGFRAKIAVYSRDEKIDPVGACVGMKGARVQTIVRELGNERIDIVQWNPDLDVFIQRALTPANVIKQIHVPETRRTVVIISDENLALAIGKNGQNVKLAAELVQRNLDVFGEKEWSEKDDETKAKITSPSVADLNQNRKAAR is encoded by the coding sequence ATGGCTATTAGTAAGAAAGAACCGAAGGTTAACCTGCTCGAAGTGCTGAAAGGTGTCGTCGAAGCCAAGGATATGGATGATTCTGTCGTGCTGAACGCGCTGAAGGAAGCGCTCGTGACGGCGGCCCGCAAGTACCTGCACATCGAAAAGAAGATCGATGTGGATTTCGACATGGAAACCAACGAGGTGCACGTCTACCTGCGCGTGGCCGTGGTGGATGACTATCCGGACTACGACCCGAACATGACCGCTGCCGAAGTCGAAAAGCTCGACCAGGGTTACATGCTGGTAGAAGAAGCCCGCGACTTCAACGAAGATGCTCAGGCCGGTGACTTCCTCGAAATGGAAATTCCTATTTCCGCCTTCGGTCGTCAGGCTATCCAGACTGCAAAGCAGCTGCTGAACCAGCAGATTCGCGATGCCGAACGCCAGAAGATCATGGACACCTACCGCAGCCGTATCGGCTCCATGGTGAGCGGCGAAGTGCTTCGCTTTGAACAAAGTAACATCATCGTGAAACTCGGCAAGCAGACCGAAGCGATGATTCCGTTCCGCGAACAGATCAAGCGCGAACGTTGGGAACAGGGTAACTCCATCAAGGCCGTGATCGCCCGCGTGGAAGAATCCTCCAAGAACGGCGCCCAGGTGATTCTGTCCCGTGCAAACGGCGACTTCCTCAAGGAACTCTTCCGTCAGGAAGTTCCCGAAATTTACGAAGGTACGGTCGAAATCAAGGGCGTTGCCCGCGAACCGGGATTCCGCGCCAAGATTGCCGTGTACTCCCGTGACGAAAAGATTGACCCGGTTGGCGCCTGCGTCGGCATGAAGGGTGCCCGCGTGCAGACGATTGTGCGCGAACTCGGCAACGAACGTATCGACATCGTGCAGTGGAATCCGGACCTGGATGTGTTCATCCAGCGCGCCTTGACTCCCGCCAACGTCATCAAGCAGATCCACGTGCCTGAAACCCGTCGCACTGTGGTGATCATCAGCGATGAAAACCTCGCCCTCGCTATCGGCAAGAACGGCCAGAACGTGAAACTCGCTGCGGAACTCGTGCAGCGTAACCTGGACGTGTTCGGTGAAAAGGAATGGTCCGAAAAGGACGACGAGACCAAGGCAAAGATTACGTCTCCGTCTGTGGCCGATCTGAACCAGAATCGCAAGGCTGCTCGCTAA
- a CDS encoding NADH-quinone oxidoreductase subunit N, translating to MSNIVNLLPVILVAVGALVTLAAEPFIKDDNKHKVLPWVASLFVVLGAGAYYLTTNDTFMNLYAMDPIRRVLGIAIVLCAFLGVAGLQWTLGHEKFKGGEAYGLLLLATSGALLMTQAIDFLALYLGMELASFPIYALVGLRRKDINANEGAFKYFVSGAVFSTIFLYGVALVYGATGSTHIFASVIAGRGMIYGMGIFLALFALLFKAGAAPVHFWVADVYTGASVAVTGFMAAVVKVGALAALGTLWLGSMVTRIGSAPAWNLAEQVTIHSENKSLFYVIVVVSVLSMAIGAFGGLAQKSIRRIMAYSAVMNAGFIVIGLLLPDYAAEGTVQLGAMYYFLITYAIGSAGALTGIAYLAGKEDKKETLDDIRGRGRKHSYVALATSVCLASLAGMPPVAGFLAKFSLFTDALAGGLGIIAAIAFGLSLVAAVFYLRIAFVLFMPPKAECQCKCCCKDNSVYVYLLRFGVTVAALALVVIGVFPKLALIE from the coding sequence ATGAGTAATATCGTGAATCTCTTGCCCGTAATTCTGGTCGCGGTCGGTGCCCTCGTGACGCTTGCCGCAGAACCGTTCATCAAGGACGACAACAAGCACAAGGTGCTTCCGTGGGTGGCAAGCCTCTTTGTCGTGCTCGGTGCCGGTGCCTATTACCTCACGACGAACGACACCTTCATGAACCTGTACGCCATGGACCCGATCCGTCGCGTGCTCGGTATCGCGATTGTCCTGTGTGCCTTCCTCGGCGTAGCCGGTCTCCAGTGGACTCTCGGTCACGAAAAGTTCAAGGGTGGCGAAGCTTATGGTCTGTTGCTGCTGGCGACAAGCGGCGCCTTGCTCATGACACAGGCGATTGATTTCCTCGCCCTTTACCTGGGCATGGAACTCGCGAGTTTCCCGATTTATGCCCTGGTGGGTCTCCGTCGCAAGGACATCAATGCGAACGAAGGTGCTTTCAAGTACTTCGTTTCGGGAGCGGTGTTCAGCACGATTTTCCTGTACGGTGTCGCGCTCGTTTACGGTGCTACCGGTTCGACGCATATTTTCGCCTCTGTCATCGCTGGCCGTGGCATGATTTACGGCATGGGCATTTTCCTCGCCCTGTTTGCGCTCCTGTTTAAGGCGGGTGCCGCTCCGGTTCATTTCTGGGTGGCAGACGTCTATACGGGTGCTTCTGTCGCGGTGACGGGCTTCATGGCCGCAGTCGTCAAGGTCGGCGCACTTGCTGCTCTCGGAACCCTTTGGCTTGGCTCCATGGTCACGCGCATCGGTTCTGCTCCGGCATGGAACTTGGCCGAACAGGTGACGATTCATAGCGAAAACAAGAGCCTGTTCTACGTGATCGTGGTGGTGTCGGTGCTTTCGATGGCGATTGGCGCTTTCGGCGGTCTCGCCCAGAAGTCCATCCGCCGAATCATGGCTTACTCCGCCGTGATGAATGCGGGCTTTATCGTGATTGGTCTGTTGCTTCCGGATTATGCAGCCGAAGGTACGGTGCAGCTCGGTGCAATGTATTACTTCCTGATCACTTACGCGATCGGTAGCGCGGGTGCCTTGACGGGTATCGCTTACCTCGCCGGTAAGGAAGACAAGAAAGAAACCCTCGACGATATCCGCGGTCGCGGCCGCAAGCACTCCTACGTGGCGCTCGCGACGTCGGTCTGCTTGGCAAGCCTTGCGGGCATGCCGCCCGTTGCCGGTTTCCTCGCCAAGTTCTCGCTCTTCACGGACGCCCTTGCCGGTGGACTCGGAATCATTGCAGCGATTGCTTTCGGTCTTTCGCTCGTGGCGGCGGTATTCTACCTGCGCATTGCCTTTGTGCTCTTCATGCCGCCCAAGGCTGAATGTCAGTGCAAGTGCTGCTGCAAGGACAATTCCGTGTATGTGTACCTGCTCCGCTTCGGCGTGACGGTTGCCGCCCTTGCGCTCGTCGTGATCGGCGTCTTCCCGAAGCTTGCACTGATTGAGTAA
- a CDS encoding NuoM family protein produces MLLHLLVLAPFVAAVLMAATSKEDPKSSSRLAFLFGYAFVALSIALIASGNQATEAIEWFHIPGAKGSVYYYLYSHGLGAWMVLLSTSLSLVALMTARNTLDTNYRNFAIGIFALMGAMNGTFLAADAVLFFFFFEAMVIPAAILIAAYGGKERTKAAMTFAIYTLVGSAPMMVALWYLVTVADNSLVLSLAVALQNLDPAVQSTLLACFLLAFMVKTPIFPFHGWQAITYAEAPAPLSAILTGAMSKAGVFGFIAWILPIFPLSMEWVDSMMWLGLLTAVYGAMLAFRATDGKKLLAYSSMGHLGLAVTGVFSLSESMLPAVLVLLVAHGLSAGAQFYLMGIAERFAGTRDIEQLGGLAKRNPVFGSLFGFVAVLSLAVPGTAGFVGEFTVLMSLWDMGPLPALAAGLCLILSAAYMLRFVQKVIFGTPARQYEDGKRMTALEGSSIGIMGVLLLVFGMHPAFITNALQLFDENAVQEMNKVSHPETAPVESSTVEASADVTDDATADENVAAVAQPMTEEDLQQLDSNLKANGFSDEERASLIAQLKAMSESEVAEAPEQNEATANEEASENE; encoded by the coding sequence ATGCTTTTGCATCTCCTTGTCTTAGCACCGTTTGTCGCCGCTGTCCTGATGGCTGCGACTTCCAAGGAAGACCCGAAGTCTTCTTCTAGACTTGCGTTCCTTTTCGGTTATGCCTTCGTGGCGCTGTCGATTGCCCTGATTGCGAGTGGCAACCAGGCGACCGAGGCTATCGAATGGTTCCACATTCCTGGCGCGAAGGGCTCTGTCTATTACTACCTGTATAGCCACGGACTGGGCGCCTGGATGGTGCTTCTGTCGACGTCGCTTTCTCTGGTGGCATTGATGACGGCTCGCAACACGCTCGACACGAACTACCGCAATTTCGCCATCGGCATCTTTGCCTTGATGGGCGCGATGAACGGTACCTTCCTCGCTGCCGATGCGGTGCTGTTCTTCTTCTTCTTTGAAGCCATGGTGATTCCTGCCGCGATCCTGATTGCCGCTTATGGCGGAAAGGAACGCACGAAGGCTGCGATGACGTTCGCGATTTACACCCTGGTGGGTTCTGCCCCGATGATGGTTGCCCTCTGGTACCTCGTGACGGTGGCGGACAATTCCCTGGTGCTTTCTCTTGCGGTCGCTCTCCAGAATCTGGATCCTGCAGTGCAGTCGACGCTTCTCGCTTGCTTCCTGCTCGCCTTTATGGTGAAGACCCCGATTTTCCCGTTCCACGGCTGGCAGGCGATTACTTACGCCGAGGCTCCGGCTCCGCTTTCGGCAATCCTTACGGGTGCCATGAGTAAGGCGGGCGTGTTCGGCTTTATCGCCTGGATTCTCCCGATTTTCCCGCTCTCGATGGAATGGGTCGATTCCATGATGTGGCTTGGCCTCTTGACGGCTGTTTATGGTGCCATGCTTGCGTTCCGTGCGACGGACGGCAAGAAGCTCCTGGCCTATAGCTCCATGGGCCATTTGGGCCTTGCGGTGACGGGCGTGTTCAGCCTTTCCGAATCGATGCTCCCTGCAGTGCTCGTGCTCCTGGTGGCTCACGGTCTCAGCGCCGGTGCCCAGTTCTACCTGATGGGTATTGCTGAACGCTTTGCGGGTACTCGCGATATCGAGCAACTCGGTGGTCTTGCCAAGCGCAACCCGGTGTTCGGTTCGCTGTTCGGCTTTGTGGCGGTGCTTTCTCTTGCGGTTCCGGGAACAGCCGGATTCGTTGGTGAATTTACGGTGCTCATGTCCCTGTGGGATATGGGTCCGCTTCCGGCACTTGCGGCAGGTCTCTGCCTGATTCTCTCTGCCGCCTATATGCTCCGCTTTGTGCAGAAGGTGATTTTCGGTACGCCCGCCCGCCAGTACGAAGATGGCAAGCGCATGACCGCTCTCGAAGGTTCTTCGATCGGTATCATGGGTGTGCTGCTCCTGGTGTTCGGTATGCACCCGGCCTTCATTACCAATGCTCTCCAGCTCTTTGACGAAAACGCCGTGCAGGAGATGAATAAGGTTTCGCACCCGGAAACGGCTCCGGTGGAATCTTCGACGGTCGAAGCCTCTGCCGACGTGACGGATGATGCGACTGCTGACGAAAATGTCGCTGCCGTGGCGCAGCCCATGACCGAAGAGGACTTGCAGCAGCTCGATTCCAACTTGAAGGCGAACGGCTTTAGCGACGAAGAACGCGCTTCGCTGATTGCCCAGCTCAAGGCGATGAGCGAAAGCGAAGTTGCCGAGGCTCCTGAACAAAACGAGGCCACAGCAAACGAGGAGGCTTCTGAAAATGAGTAA
- the nuoL gene encoding NADH-quinone oxidoreductase subunit L has protein sequence MTNLPLWIIPLFPLLGTILLGTVAVVSSGSKKGPSEGFVGALSVLFPALSFVSVVLLAFGMPEEGIRQTLCNWIDIPMLKVDIGFLFDGLSRVMLLFVTGIGSLIALYSIGYMHGDRGFARFFAYINLFLFSMIVLVLSDSLLLTFLGWEGVGLCSYLLIGFWNHDLNNCKAANKAFIVNRVGDIGFLLGMLCLATLGGSAILNYDALNKFIEMLIAGGHVELATPIIAIAGLLFFVGCTGKSAQIPLLTWLPDAMAGPTPVSALIHAATMVTSGVYLLARLSRMFSVIPEVLVIVLIVGMLTAFWAAVAGLFQNDIKKVLAYSTISQLGYMFMAAGASAYDASIFHVFTHAFFKAALFLGAGAVIHALAGEQDMRRMGGLIKKTPVTACVMIFAFLAIIGFPGFAGFWSKDLILERLYTNAPFGEFFYGVGLLTAVITAVYMGRLIIMTFFGEYRGPKEKEAHIHEAPACMLFPMVILAVGAVFAGYLWADSLGIKFFEGTLAPVVGVAQDFVVGKLAVAHVNPMAFACFGTAAALLGMFIAYAIYGTKRLPRLHAKWGSAPEGFKADWTFFFDYIHSIFIVMFKAAAFVADVFVDKVLQAIQWTIGAITEIVGDGVSSFQARKVRVQLTLSLVGLVALTAVVLLTGGLF, from the coding sequence ATGACAAATTTACCGCTTTGGATTATTCCTCTTTTCCCGCTTCTGGGAACGATTCTGCTCGGTACCGTAGCCGTTGTCTCGTCGGGTAGCAAGAAGGGTCCTTCCGAAGGTTTCGTGGGCGCCCTCTCGGTGTTGTTCCCGGCGCTTTCGTTCGTGAGTGTCGTGTTGCTCGCCTTCGGCATGCCCGAAGAAGGCATCCGCCAGACGCTCTGCAACTGGATCGACATCCCTATGCTCAAGGTCGATATCGGATTCCTGTTCGACGGCCTTTCCCGCGTGATGCTTCTGTTCGTGACGGGTATCGGTTCTCTCATCGCGCTCTACTCAATCGGTTATATGCACGGCGACCGCGGCTTTGCCCGATTCTTCGCCTACATCAACCTGTTCCTGTTCAGCATGATTGTGCTGGTGCTTTCCGACAGTCTGCTGCTCACCTTCCTCGGTTGGGAAGGCGTGGGCCTCTGCTCTTACCTGCTGATCGGTTTCTGGAACCACGATCTTAACAACTGCAAGGCCGCCAACAAGGCCTTCATCGTGAACCGCGTGGGCGATATCGGCTTTTTGCTCGGTATGCTCTGCCTCGCCACTCTCGGTGGCTCCGCCATTCTCAACTACGATGCTCTGAACAAGTTCATCGAAATGCTGATTGCTGGCGGACACGTGGAACTGGCGACTCCGATTATCGCGATTGCGGGTCTTCTGTTCTTCGTGGGTTGCACCGGTAAGTCTGCCCAGATTCCTCTCCTGACCTGGCTCCCGGATGCCATGGCGGGTCCGACTCCCGTGTCTGCGCTTATCCACGCTGCAACCATGGTGACCTCCGGTGTCTACCTGCTTGCTCGTCTTAGCCGCATGTTCTCGGTGATTCCGGAAGTCCTGGTGATTGTCCTGATTGTCGGTATGCTCACTGCCTTCTGGGCGGCTGTCGCTGGCCTCTTCCAGAACGACATCAAGAAGGTTCTGGCCTACTCCACGATTTCCCAGCTCGGTTATATGTTCATGGCGGCGGGCGCCTCTGCTTATGACGCCTCGATTTTCCATGTGTTCACCCACGCCTTCTTCAAGGCGGCCCTCTTCCTCGGTGCTGGTGCCGTGATTCACGCGCTCGCTGGCGAACAGGATATGCGCCGCATGGGTGGCCTCATCAAGAAGACTCCTGTTACCGCTTGCGTAATGATCTTTGCGTTCCTCGCCATTATCGGCTTCCCGGGCTTTGCCGGTTTCTGGTCCAAGGACCTGATTCTGGAACGCCTCTACACGAACGCCCCGTTCGGTGAGTTCTTCTACGGCGTTGGCCTCTTGACGGCTGTTATCACGGCGGTCTACATGGGTCGCCTGATTATCATGACCTTCTTCGGTGAATACCGCGGTCCCAAGGAAAAGGAAGCCCACATTCACGAAGCTCCGGCCTGCATGCTTTTCCCGATGGTGATTCTCGCTGTCGGTGCCGTGTTTGCCGGTTACCTGTGGGCCGATTCGCTCGGTATCAAGTTCTTCGAAGGGACGCTCGCCCCGGTGGTGGGTGTCGCCCAGGACTTTGTGGTGGGCAAGCTCGCTGTTGCCCACGTGAACCCGATGGCCTTTGCCTGCTTCGGCACGGCGGCGGCTCTTCTCGGTATGTTCATCGCTTATGCAATTTATGGAACCAAGCGTCTGCCGCGCTTGCACGCCAAGTGGGGGAGCGCCCCCGAAGGCTTCAAGGCCGACTGGACGTTCTTCTTTGACTACATCCATTCCATCTTTATCGTGATGTTCAAGGCGGCTGCCTTCGTGGCCGATGTCTTCGTCGATAAGGTCCTGCAGGCGATTCAATGGACGATTGGCGCCATTACCGAAATCGTGGGCGACGGAGTCAGCTCTTTCCAGGCTCGCAAGGTGCGTGTGCAGCTTACGCTTAGCCTGGTGGGTCTCGTTGCGCTCACTGCTGTTGTTCTTCTGACTGGAGGTTTGTTCTAA
- the pflA gene encoding pyruvate formate-lyase-activating protein has protein sequence MLGRINKLETFGSVDGPGVRFVVFTQGCPMRCLFCHNPETWDIKGEDAFDISAEDLLKKALRYQSYWGKDGGITVSGGEPLMQMDFLIEFFEAAKAAGVHTCIDTSGVNFVRNEPYFGKFERLMKSTDLLLVDLKIIDPAEHKKLTGHPIDHNLDMFRYLDEIGKPIWIRHVLVPGISDNDEYLERTREFIQSLHNVQKVEVLPYHSLALAKYQELGIDYALKDTKSPSPERIAHAKRILEG, from the coding sequence ATGCTCGGACGCATCAACAAACTGGAAACTTTCGGCTCCGTGGACGGCCCCGGAGTGCGCTTCGTCGTGTTCACGCAGGGCTGCCCCATGCGCTGCCTTTTCTGCCACAATCCCGAAACCTGGGACATCAAAGGCGAAGATGCTTTCGACATTTCCGCCGAAGACCTCCTGAAAAAGGCGCTGCGCTACCAGAGCTACTGGGGTAAAGACGGCGGCATCACCGTAAGCGGCGGCGAACCCCTGATGCAGATGGATTTCCTCATCGAGTTTTTCGAAGCGGCTAAAGCGGCAGGCGTACACACCTGCATTGACACGTCGGGCGTAAACTTTGTTCGTAATGAACCTTACTTCGGCAAGTTCGAACGGCTCATGAAGTCCACCGACCTGTTGCTCGTCGACCTCAAGATTATCGACCCCGCAGAGCACAAGAAACTGACGGGCCACCCCATCGATCACAACCTGGACATGTTCCGTTACCTCGACGAAATCGGCAAGCCCATCTGGATTCGCCACGTACTCGTGCCCGGCATCAGCGACAACGACGAGTACCTGGAACGCACCCGTGAATTTATCCAAAGTCTGCACAATGTCCAAAAGGTCGAAGTGCTCCCCTACCATTCGCTCGCACTTGCCAAGTACCAGGAACTCGGTATCGACTACGCCCTGAAAGACACCAAGTCCCCGAGCCCCGAGCGCATTGCCCACGCCAAAAGGATCCTGGAAGGTTAA
- a CDS encoding NADH-quinone oxidoreductase subunit J — protein MLALIYFIILAVIAVGAACCVFLSKHPLYGGLSLVLTMLSLAGIYGLLGSPFIGVVQIMVYAGAIMMLLVFVISVLNAAKDNRTPMFDGTSIFVIIGVLGLAGLIGFTLVITPLGFDATTLRGSVEMTSSNLFDTTQTGPGYFVLFEVLGLLLLSSMGAAVLMAKKRLGSDASVEAASEEAIAEEKEEK, from the coding sequence ATGCTCGCCCTGATATACTTTATCATTCTCGCCGTGATTGCCGTGGGGGCCGCCTGCTGCGTGTTCCTCTCGAAGCATCCGCTTTACGGTGGTCTTTCTCTCGTCCTCACGATGCTTTCGCTCGCCGGTATTTATGGCCTGCTGGGTAGCCCCTTTATCGGTGTTGTTCAGATCATGGTCTACGCAGGTGCCATCATGATGCTCCTCGTGTTCGTGATTTCGGTCTTGAACGCGGCCAAGGACAATAGGACTCCCATGTTCGACGGCACCTCGATCTTCGTAATCATCGGTGTGCTTGGCTTGGCAGGCCTTATTGGCTTTACCCTCGTGATTACTCCGCTCGGCTTCGACGCTACTACGCTTCGCGGCTCTGTCGAGATGACCTCTTCGAACCTGTTTGATACGACGCAGACGGGCCCCGGCTACTTCGTGCTTTTCGAGGTGCTTGGCCTGTTGCTGCTCTCTTCGATGGGTGCGGCTGTTCTCATGGCTAAAAAGCGCCTGGGTTCTGACGCCTCTGTCGAGGCCGCTTCTGAAGAAGCTATCGCCGAAGAAAAGGAGGAAAAGTAA
- a CDS encoding NADH-quinone oxidoreductase subunit I, translating into MARVIRQRPMNWVERLYIFEAIRGLWTTLKHAARGLFRYEELPTISYPEGQPEVRSTYRAKHRLMLRPDGTPRCVACGMCAAACPAHCIYIEATASDDPRIEKKVKRFDIDHLTCVFCGLCVEACPVDALRMDTKEIIFEHRTRDEFVANLKTLTSWDPKDYPDDAQSQKAPGGKLNAEARKVWGMEVKN; encoded by the coding sequence ATGGCTCGCGTTATTAGACAGAGGCCCATGAACTGGGTGGAACGCCTCTACATTTTCGAGGCGATTCGCGGCTTGTGGACGACGCTCAAGCACGCCGCCCGCGGTCTTTTCCGCTACGAAGAGCTGCCGACGATTTCTTATCCGGAAGGTCAGCCCGAAGTCCGTAGCACTTACCGTGCAAAGCACCGCCTGATGCTGCGCCCCGATGGAACGCCCCGTTGCGTTGCCTGCGGCATGTGCGCTGCGGCTTGCCCTGCCCACTGCATTTATATCGAAGCGACCGCGAGTGACGACCCGCGTATCGAAAAGAAGGTGAAGCGCTTCGATATCGACCACCTGACCTGCGTGTTCTGCGGTCTCTGCGTTGAAGCCTGCCCGGTCGATGCGCTCCGCATGGATACCAAGGAAATCATTTTTGAACACCGCACCCGCGACGAATTCGTGGCGAACCTGAAGACTCTCACCAGCTGGGATCCGAAGGATTACCCCGATGACGCGCAGAGCCAGAAGGCTCCGGGCGGAAAACTGAATGCCGAGGCCCGCAAGGTCTGGGGAATGGAGGTTAAGAACTAA
- the rimP gene encoding ribosome maturation factor RimP, translated as MVAQKLDTLIAQACEAAGVTLVEQDMFRAGKRKTLRLYIDKPEGVSIDDCTNVSRHLSDALDADPDIIEGAYTLEVSSPGLDRPLKSVADFTRNIGRFVRVTRSTGKPVTGKLKAADEENLTLTLKGNAGDVVVPRSEVLVAKVDVQI; from the coding sequence TTGGTAGCCCAGAAGTTGGATACACTCATCGCCCAGGCCTGCGAGGCCGCCGGCGTTACATTGGTGGAACAGGATATGTTCCGCGCAGGCAAAAGGAAGACTCTGCGCCTTTACATAGACAAGCCCGAAGGGGTTTCGATTGACGATTGCACGAACGTGAGTCGTCACTTGTCCGATGCGCTGGATGCCGATCCGGATATCATCGAGGGTGCCTACACGCTCGAAGTGTCGTCGCCGGGGTTGGACCGCCCCTTGAAGTCGGTTGCCGATTTTACCCGCAACATCGGACGATTTGTCCGGGTGACCCGCAGTACCGGTAAGCCGGTGACGGGCAAACTGAAGGCTGCGGACGAAGAGAATTTGACGCTCACCCTGAAAGGCAATGCAGGTGACGTGGTCGTGCCTCGTAGCGAAGTGCTCGTGGCAAAAGTGGATGTACAAATATAA